A single window of Acidaminococcales bacterium DNA harbors:
- the hisG gene encoding ATP phosphoribosyltransferase has protein sequence MLAYQYIKLLKGEIQLETITIALPKGKLFAQSRELLEKAGYGAPGLSEDSRKLVIKNEAAGLSFVITKPMDLPTYVEYGAADIGIIGKDVLLEEQKDIYELLDLGFGKCRLMLAVPAGLRRSKLTDYANLRVATKYPRVAAEFFHGIGIQAEIIYLNGSIELAPMVGLSEMIVDIVETGRTLRENKLDEIAVIHAATARLIANRASFKLKFARIHSILGAMRRQLPSG, from the coding sequence ATGTTAGCATACCAATACATTAAATTGTTAAAGGGAGAAATTCAACTGGAGACCATTACTATCGCCCTACCTAAGGGGAAACTGTTCGCGCAAAGCAGGGAGCTTTTGGAAAAGGCCGGTTACGGCGCGCCGGGCTTGTCGGAGGATTCGCGCAAATTAGTGATAAAAAACGAAGCGGCCGGGCTCTCCTTTGTCATTACCAAGCCGATGGATCTGCCCACTTATGTCGAGTACGGCGCGGCCGATATCGGCATAATCGGCAAAGACGTATTGCTGGAGGAACAAAAGGACATTTATGAGCTTTTGGATCTTGGGTTTGGCAAATGCCGGCTGATGCTGGCCGTTCCCGCGGGACTGCGCCGCAGCAAGCTGACCGATTACGCCAATCTGCGCGTTGCAACCAAATATCCCCGCGTCGCGGCGGAATTTTTCCACGGGATCGGCATACAGGCGGAAATCATCTACCTTAACGGTTCCATAGAGTTGGCGCCGATGGTCGGCTTATCGGAAATGATCGTCGATATCGTGGAGACCGGCCGTACGCTCCGGGAAAACAAACTGGATGAAATCGCCGTCATTCACGCCGCCACCGCCCGCCTTATCGCCAACCGCGCCAGTTTCAAGCTGAAATTTGCGCGTATCCACTCTATTCTTGGCGCCATGCGCCGACAGTTGCCTTCTGGTTGA
- the hisZ gene encoding ATP phosphoribosyltransferase regulatory subunit, which translates to MIKNNFVWQIPYGVKDFLIGEAARKRALESGAAELFARWGYQEVVTPTFEYLETFDSSTLSEQAFKFFDREGRALILRPDMTCPIARLVSARMRDADGPRRLFYIANVFRYEQAQAGRQCEFYQAGVELLGAPCAAADAEIVALAVETLKNAGLDNFKINMGHVDFLNGVVESASLDPRDGERIRSLLAGRDLAGLEAFAAERALPPALRECLREAPLLHGGKEALEKAYRLAGNPTSARALDNLKNIFAMLESYGAAGAIDFDLGLIRDFGYYTGMVFEGYTPGLGFPICGGGRYDNMMRFFGESCPAIGFSAGVDRLLIALGRRNAAVPSAPGAYVAWREGFFGRAVAAADNLRAQGRRAELAFCAQTADEALESARGRDLVYIEK; encoded by the coding sequence ATGATCAAAAATAACTTTGTTTGGCAAATACCTTACGGCGTAAAAGATTTCCTGATCGGCGAGGCGGCCCGCAAGCGCGCGCTGGAAAGCGGCGCGGCGGAGCTTTTTGCCCGCTGGGGCTATCAGGAAGTGGTAACCCCGACTTTTGAATATCTGGAAACTTTCGACAGCAGCACGCTCAGCGAACAAGCTTTCAAGTTTTTTGACCGCGAAGGGCGCGCGCTCATCCTGCGCCCTGACATGACCTGCCCGATCGCCCGGCTGGTTTCGGCGCGGATGAGGGACGCGGACGGGCCGCGGCGGCTTTTTTATATTGCCAACGTCTTTCGTTACGAACAGGCGCAGGCCGGCCGGCAATGCGAATTTTACCAGGCCGGCGTGGAATTGCTGGGGGCGCCCTGCGCCGCGGCGGACGCCGAAATCGTCGCGCTGGCGGTGGAAACCCTCAAAAACGCCGGTTTGGACAATTTTAAAATCAACATGGGGCATGTGGATTTTTTAAACGGAGTGGTGGAAAGCGCCTCTCTTGACCCTCGCGACGGGGAGCGCATCCGCAGCCTTTTGGCCGGCCGCGACCTGGCCGGGCTGGAAGCCTTCGCCGCAGAGCGCGCCCTGCCCCCCGCTTTACGGGAATGTCTGCGGGAGGCGCCCCTTTTGCACGGCGGCAAAGAGGCGCTCGAGAAAGCTTACCGACTGGCCGGCAACCCAACCAGCGCGCGGGCGCTGGACAATCTCAAAAATATTTTTGCCATGCTGGAAAGTTACGGCGCGGCCGGCGCAATTGATTTCGATCTTGGGCTTATACGCGACTTCGGCTATTATACCGGCATGGTATTTGAAGGATATACGCCCGGGCTGGGGTTTCCCATTTGCGGCGGCGGCCGTTACGACAACATGATGCGCTTTTTCGGCGAAAGCTGCCCGGCCATAGGCTTTTCCGCCGGCGTGGACAGATTGCTGATCGCGCTGGGCCGCCGGAACGCGGCCGTACCTTCCGCCCCCGGCGCGTATGTCGCTTGGCGGGAAGGGTTTTTCGGCCGGGCGGTGGCCGCCGCGGACAATTTGCGGGCACAAGGCCGGCGGGCGGAACTGGCTTTTTGCGCGCAGACGGCGGACGAAGCCCTTGAAAGCGCGCGGGGGCGGGATTTGGTTTATATAGAAAAATAG